The genomic interval ATCAAACACTTCTGCTCAAGTGGGTTCGTGATAATATACAGTATTTCGGAGGGTGTCCCCACAGGGTTACTCTATTCGGTCAAAGCGCCGGGGGTGCCGCTGTGCAGTATCACATGCTAACACCGATGTCTGCTGGTATGTGATCTAAAAGCATATTGGGTGTACATTTGaaacttgatatttttatcgtgCACCGATTGATCCTTCGATTGAATTATTCGCACAGGACTATTCCAAAACGGAATATCCCAGAGTGGATCGGCGCTCAATCCATGGGCGATATCGTACAAACCCAGGGAAAATGCGTTTAGTTTGGGGAAATCTTTGGGCATCGATACGTCAGATTCGGAGGAATTGATTAAACATCTTTCTCAAATACCAAGTGAAAAAGTAGTCGAGGCTGCGATGGATCTGGATACAACTCAGGTGGGTACACGATACCGATATCTTTGACATCGTTTTTCAAGTCAAGGTTTTCGATAACTGTCGaagtttccaaattttcagaaCATCTTCAACGGACGTCTTCACGCTTTTGTACCGTGCGTTGAGCCCGACGTCGGCCAagaaattttcctctctcaaAATCCCTGGGAGCTTATGAAGTCGGGTAAAATCGCGGACATTCCGTACATGGCGGGTTTGAATGCGAACGAGTCGTTGATGATGGCACCGGGTAACGTTCCTTGGAAACCTTGCTGTTAATTCCAGATATAGAGAAATTGTTTTAATGTCATTATATCCGTTCAGTTGTGACGGGAATGGCGGAGATGATAAACGATCATTTCGAGTTATTCGTACCGGAAGATTTGAATCTCACCGacgcgcaagaacgaaaacgaatagaaaattctttgagGGAATTTTATTACGGCGACAGAGAAGTCACCAAGGACACAATCGAAGAATTCAGCCAGGTAAATAATTCCATAAAgtcgatgaaatatttgagagaaatttgttttctcaaGCTCCAGTCACCTCTTGACACGTTTCAGTTGATGATGGACACCATGTTCGCCGCAGGCGTTCAAATTTCGCTGGAAATTATAAACAATCGGAAATCCTCGCCAAGTTTCAACTACCTGTTCACGTACAGTAGTACGTCTAATGCAGGGATAATGAAATCTCTTGGCTTATACGACGGTGAAGGAGGAAagtaaagaataatttttttctattttgtggGGCACAATTCTCGAACTGATGGAGttataattcgaaaaacaggTGTCCTTCACGGAGACGAGATGGACTACATGTTCTTCGTCAAGGTGTTCAGAAGTGGTCTGAAGCCGGGTTCTCCAGAGGAGAAAGTCACCCACTTGATCAGCAAACTTTGGTCGAACTTTGCGAAGACCGGGTGAGTTCAAAATACTCCTTAATTCAACGCGATGTCAATgttattacaataattgtctttctctctcgttacATTGCAGAAGCCCAACACCGACGTTGGACGATGACGTAACGTCGAACTGGGAGCCGATCGGAAATGAACACAACTACGCGATTCTTGATAAAGATTTGACGATGGAGAAGAACATGCTGAAGGAGAGAATGGACTTGTGGATTTCCATGTATAAGGACTTGCTCGGCGATTATATCAGACAATGACTGCAGTAGCTGTTACAGAATTACAATTGCGCCACATGTTTTACGTAGTTTAATACGAATAATCACGTTGTTTCAAACGAAATCAATAATTCAGACCAGTCGTTTCGActgatcggttttttttctgccttctccttctcctgtTCGTATGCGAGATCTTTCGTTCTCACCCGACCATACGTATTGCCTGTACTGCCGTGGTGGGATGGATAATCGGGTACATTTGTTCGCCACTCACTTTTAACTCTTCGTAAGAACAGGCGATCATGAAAACGGTGTGAATGTTCCTCGACCAAGCTGTGTAGCTGATCTTAGCGCCAAGGCTATCTCGTGTACACGTCGATAAAGTAGCTCGAACCTATTTATGCTGGCGGTGACGGAATCTAttagtttttcaatattaCGACCAAATTAATGGTTCTACAGTCCAATACGACGTAGGGGAAAGGCGTACAAAATGGTACAGATgaacaaaatgaatttttattgaaagagGCATATATACTTTTTTGATGAAAGTTCATTCAAATATGCCTCTAAACGGCATAGATGgacaaaatgaatttttattgaacgaggtatatgtatgtactccTTTGATGGAAGTTCATTCAAATATCCCTCTAAATGGCATAGATggacgaaatgaatttttatcaaaggaGTATATTTACCTCTTtcaacgaaaattcattttgtcCATCTATGCCATTGTGTAGCCCTTTCCCCTATATTTTTCGTAATTGCAAAGTTAGTGCCAATATTTATCTGGGCAGAAAATAGCGTAGCACAATGCTGCTGCTAGGCGCTGTCACGCGTGATTGAAGTAGCTGAAATTACTATTGACGACGAGCTTTGAACGAggagtaaaaatttgaagcATCAACAGCGGGTAAGCTTTGCGCGATGTATAGGTGGGCGGAGATAGTTGAGATGCTGGACCCCTGGCGTAGTCTGCATTTCGAGATGATCCTCAGCATCTGTCTACCAGGAAACTATGAAGTTGGTATGTAGTTGCTACGATATGACCGCAAGTGTTTATCTGGACCTCGACTGTGGTGTAAGTCTGGTGGACCACATCAATCGAGACTGAGAATTCTCTTCTCGGATTCCACTAGTTCCACGCGTATTAATTTCCATTGAATAATTCCTACATGGGTATTTGGCGAATACCATATTGTAGCAAAGCTTTATCAGCGAGGGGTAGCAAAAGGAATGCGTTATTAACACCATGCGATAGCAAGAGCATCAGCTAAAAATTAAGTATTGTTAAAATCGATCATGTGACGCTTTTCTTACATATTTAAGACTATAAACTTGGTGTTCTTTGGCCTACAAGGGAGCTCGAGCTTTGctagagtcaggtagccagcagcgcagcgctttgttgtgagacgtcaccttgggggctgagcagaggtgacgccccacaacaaaccgctaccctgctggctacctgactccagctaagcttgggctccctcgtagaccgagaaattcgaatatttcgacccacgtagggattgcgatgaatcaaagtgggtctacgactaaatccaatcgatatgtcttaatttttctgctcccaacagcgaataattgttgatcactcgatcgatttttgagcaaaaaataaatcattgatttaattgggtttaatatgcttttctgacgtattttgacctcagaaatccgaatccggaagaaaaattgacctatctctgaaattgaccgagttatcgccaattttcaccttttgggggtcaaaaataaaaaattagttttttagtctatattaatgtaatttgagctcaggaatccgaatccggaagaaaaattgatctatttgcaaaaatgaccgagttatccccatttttaggcattttttggcataaatttaaggatatctcgaagggaaaaaatcgtagctcaatttggacgacggattcgtgtttctgaggtcaaaatacataagaaaagtgccatacgatcaattttaaaaaataaaaatttttagccaaaatttgaaaaaatcgtaaggggtaccccttggaaaaatctcaaattttggccaaaattttttattttttaaaattgatcgtatggcacttttcttatgtattttgacctcaggcacacgaatccgtcgtccaaattgagctacgattttttcccttcgagatatcctcaaatttatgcaaaaaaatgcctaaaaatggcgataactcgataaatttcatagatagatcaatttttcttccagattcggattcctgagctcaaattacatcaagatagactaaaaaatgaattttttatttttgaccccaaaaagctgaaaatcggcgataacttggtcaattttagagatagatcaatttttcttccagaatcggattcctgaggtcaaaatacgtgagaaaagcatatcaaacccaattaaaacaatgatttattttttgctcaaaaatcgaatctttttttggttcttcaggAGTAATCTctcatataatcagctcagaaatccaaatctgaaagccaaaatcatcttctcatgcaattgatcgagtaatcataaggtggaaaaaattttctcttcttataaagtacaaattctgcccccatgctaataaaattaaaaaaaaaaattatttgcaacCCATCCTAGTATCGGTATCGTATGCCAATATTGCACTCGGAGTTGCGAAGATTTTTCAGACCCCTCCGCTTcttcacgaatttttctcatcgagacatccttgatttttcactttttaggTTGATAAATTgatgataactcgatcaattttacggATGGACTGATTAATTGGGCTCCCCGACCCGGCAAAACCTCCAAGCATGCAATAGAGAGAGTCTATTTTATtctagataaaaataaaaagaagaattcaaaGGAACAGAAACGAGGAGTTTCGGCAAATGGAGTAAGACTCACCCAGGATAATTATCTGCAATAGATTTATCGCCCCCGTCTCCATCTCCTGTGCGTGAACTACAGCGAACGGAGTCAGAGAGCGGTGTATAAAATCTTAGGGGATGAAAACTGGCAAACACTGCGAAAGATCCGGATAGTACGAGGCACGGAGGGGTGAGTTTAGGATTAGTATCGAAAATCAGACTCTGCACTCCTCCAACTCTTGAGGTCTGCACATGCGGATGAATTTTCGCATAAGGTACAACCATAAAAATTTGCTCAACGAATCCAATTACTATACTCATAATGAAATTTTGCAGCGAGTGCTTTACGAGATGAACGTAATGTACAATTCAATCCTCacatatgaaaaatatgaattcatTGAATCTGAATGGAGATTTTAGACCTCAGAATAAAACTGTGCCGAAGCCGTGACGCggtggaagaataaaaaaaagtaataccgaatttaaaaaaacctAAAAGTATGGAATCGCTGTGGAATTCGTTGCAGTTACACGTTATACTTCCCGCGGGAGCGACATAACGGGCATGTAGCTTCGAATCAATACTCGTCGGTTCGTAGGCGGGGCTGGAAAtcaaagaataaaacaaataaatattacgAATCAAAgtcgtgtacatatacgtgtacagagggtacgtgtatacacgtgACCGAGAGTGCATCGGATGCTGATCGCAATACCATCTCGAAACTCTGGTGTCCTGTCAACATTGAGACGCGGTCGtattcgttgaatcggtaaAACAATATGGTCGGGATATTCGCTGACCAGGATCGCCTCCGCGTGTCTTTTTCTAGGATAACGCGGTAGCCGCGCGTCTGGTATAGCTAAGTATTCGCCCatgagaaattattcgattcctTACAAAGGGTGGAACGTCGCGGAAACCCGCCATCATGCCAGGAGAACAGAATTCGGAAAAAGTTTCTCTATCGTAGAAATATACGTCCGCGTATTACACCCCACGTACGTTCGCAACCCCAACGGTATTTTCACCCCACTCGAACTTCATCCTCCCCTGGCCTCGACGCACCGAGGGTAGGTAGAAAGCGTCGTTTTACCGCTCTACGGCACAGGCCCTTTCGAAACTCGGCGAACGAATAAGGGTGGAATTCTTGCCGCGGTATTGGAAACCGATGAGACAAGGAGGTCTACGACGTATTACCTCCTGATCAGGGATGCAGGATTACGACCTGGGTCGCCTCACTTATTATTCCGATCTCTTTCTTTATCAATACAAACGACTCTAGGAatcgtcgtaatttttttccaatcgattCTCGCCTGGACAATCGGACGACGACgttaaaaatcattcgattctCAAACCCCCTGAGATAACGCGCTCGCACTCCGGGAGAACGCGGAGTTCATATAAGCCGCGGGACGAATATATAATCAGGCATTCGAATGATGGGAGCGATTAAGCGTGCAGATTTACGTTAACCTTTCGCAATAATTATACAAGCGAAGTTCACGTTCCGGCAGGATGTGGGGTGCGTCGAGATAAATTCCTTCCTACGTCCGGGCGATTCCGTTTTCGATGGGATTCGCCGATTTCCCGACAAACGATGCCCCGGAGCGATGAAGCGACCCTGTATTGACAGTCGATACCGGTGATTGGTTCCGCGGATATCGAAAACAGGAATTTCCGATTGGTTCTGGGAGCGGGCTTCCATACGGAGCTGGAGGTTTTCCCCCTGCACATCGCCGAGCACCGTGGACGTGCGAGCAACGAGCGCAGCTGCAGCTTTATTCGGTAAATCGATAGCAGCGTAGCGGCTTCGCGTCGTCGCACGTACACCGTACGTGTGGCTCCGATAAGATAGGGTGAGGAATTTATATGACGTACGTGAAGTCCAGATGGTGAAAATACTACCGGAAATAGAATAGGATCGCATCTCCGTAGGAAAGTAGACGCAGAAGCGCGCCGCCGGCGAAGCGAATTTTGTACCGTATAGATACGTACAGTCGGCTTTCACTTTCACCCCAAGTCTACGGAGGGAACTCGACATCGTACGCCGTACACCCTTCCAGTTCCCAATCCGAAGCTGTACAACGCGTGTACGGGGGGGGGCAGGGAAGCAATCGTTTGTTATTTATTGGAAAACAAGGGCGGTTTGGTAACAGGAATCCACGATGTTGAAGGTgtaattttcaacccccaGTGTTTTACCACCCCTGAGAAATTCGATGACACTCGTACGACCCACCCTGTAACGAACGCCACGCTATTCTATACCGCGCTACGACGGTGTAAACTTTGACCGCGTGTGCGTGAGTGAACGCGGATCGATTCCAGAGCCATTGAACTCTACTCTGTTTCACCCGTAGCTCACGTTCTACTCGGGCTTGactggaaaagaaaaggagaaaaaataatgcgcGAAGACTCGGAAAAAATCGCCGGTAAATTTGGgaggaatgaatttttcctcgaGAGAAAAAGGCTGAAAATTCTGCCCATTAAGATCTTATCCTATCTGCGTTGAAGACATAAATTGATAcgttatttcaaattatcataaCTGGGAACAATACAACGATTAACTCACGGTCGAAGTCGCGGTCCGCAATTACGTGATTATCTTGGAGTAGTTGCGATAAATGAGCAACGTGATGTGAAAACTTGTAAAACATGACAGCcgaataatcattttttatctGAACGACGTGTGACTCGCGATAACGCAGTTATCGGGCTAATCATTCGAGTTTGATTTACAGGGGATTGCGAGAAGCCAGGTGAAAAATCCGTGTGCAAAGTAaactcgagagagagagagagtgtaGATAAATATTAACATCCGGTTGACAGGTATCATCGGTATTCCGTAATAAGAACCGAGCACTTCTCAGCGGTTTGCAGTTATTCAGGAAACCAGGAATGCCGAGAAATGACAATGGTATTTACCGTTGGCGCGCATTTACCTTGCCGCGCCTCGACAATACCGGAATGTACTTACCTGCGCGATATACGAGCCTGGTACAACACGCGATACCTTGCGTTAAAAAAacgtcaaatatttatttaaattcgcCACGTGTATCGTCATTAATCTACGACGCGATGCAGACGATACCAGAAATTCAACACGTCCCTCCACCGGGGTGAtctctgaaaataattcgtatcATTTCGATCGCGTCGAACGCGTCAGCGACGCCTCGGATCTACCAGGCGGCGCAGTAGCGGTGGTCAGTCACGCGTCAGACAGCCTCGGTCCGTCTCCCACGGATTTTTCTACTAGTCCCCGCTCGAGAGAAATAATCACACCCGATTCATTTGAATTAGGAAAATTTAGTTGAACGAAATAATCATACTTGGGATGTGCAACGAATTGCATGGATAAACTAAATATCGGTAACATCGAATCTAAtagttttttgataaaaagtaaattcgcgagaaaatcTTAGGCCTGGCGCACAGCGAACTGGAATCGGCGATGACCCATTTTtcttgaaataagaaaaaaaaaaatcggtcgtTAACGAATCTTAGgccagagaagaaaaaaaaaaacctcatttGACACTCACGACGCGCCGTGATGAATTGTGACCTTAACAAATTGTTTAATATTAcagtttgaataattcatggcAATCAAAAAGCGTTCAGCTTGTTTATCGCGTCGGATCGAATAtttatcgtttgaaaatttgtgtaAATTACCTTTGACTGACGCCCGGTATAATCTTCTTCTAGCTGTTACATTGCGCGCTCTAGATCTGACTGGCGAAAAAGATTAATGCTACGTTCCCGTAtacatgaaaagaaattttctttttatcaaacGTTCGAACGGCTCGTTTGTCGAAGCTCGCGTGACCGAATACATATTTCGCCGTTGAAGTTTGAACAAATTTACAATACAGGGGTGGTATTTACCGAGCAGCCCTGAGTCGatgtaacgattttttttctttttcttccctcgtttCTGCTCTCAATTTTTACAAGTCAGCGTGCACATGACGTCGCGCACGTGTGTAAACGCTATGCAGGTGTAACGATACGTTTACACGTGGGATATTGTAACTCCACGTGAGGATGTTTAACGTTGTCGTACAAACACTATACGCGTTGGgtggtgtaaattttttttgtttacaaaTATTGTACAAATGACAACGTGACGTAGCAGGACCCTATGACGAGGCAGGTGTAAAATCAGGGTTAAATACGAGAACAGTTAATTAGGGTGAAACaatagaaaacgaagaatCTTATCAGGGCTACATGAACAACAGGAGGTTCGAGCGTGGGAGTATTATGGCGGTATAAAGTCGCGCCGGTATAACGGACTCAAATATATATCGCCGTGCAACTTCTACCAGAGCCATCGGGACCGCCGCGGTATTTCCAATCGCATTTTCCCACAATCCAGCCTTCGATTAACCGCGTCAAGAGCCGTATTTCATCCCctgagtttattttttataacgCTATAGATTCCATCTTCCAAACGCATGGAGAGATTGCCGCGTggttcgtggaaaaaaaaaaaaatagaagagaaagcGGAATCGCCGATATCGACTCTGAGGATTGAACACGAATAGGCGGTACGTGAAACTTATCGTTGAGAGGAGGCAACATTTTTTCGTCCCGATCAGAGGATGGCTACGGGTGTATCGAATGGCAAGATCCCCGAAGTACGCGTCAAATCGGTTAAAGGGCCTAAGGGGCAATGCGTGGCCCTACCAAGGAATCAGCCCTGACAGGGAGTCGCCGTGTCTCTCAAGGGCCATACGTGTACGGGGTTACACCTACGTTGACGTCATCAACCGGTTAGGCTTACGCATCGTCGAACGAACGCGACTGATCGGGAAAGTATGACCTCCTCGAGTCCCCGGTGCATGATGTGCAGGTCCCCGTCGCCTCtcccgattttttatttctcgtatgCCGCGGTCGACGGTCCGCAAAATTTTAATCCAACGTCCTGAGCATCTTCGCCGACAGTAAAAAGGTTTGTGACACGTTCACGGCTGCAGCTACGTCCGACTTTGCGATTGTAAAATTTCGTATTTCGAAGAGAATTTTCGATTGATAGAAAATCCTTCGAACGAAGGGGATAGGAATTGTCTCTCGGTCGAACGACTGTCTCCAAAAGTTAAAACGAGCGGTGCGCAGCGGAGATAATCGCGTGTTGGGCAGCGTAATTGAACGAAGCTGGTTCGTATCGATCCACAAATTTTGAGTCACGTATGACTGAAATAATGCGTGTGACACGCACATGACGTCGTTCTTTCCACACACGCACTATTAGGGTTGCATGACAAGGCCGACATACTCGACACGCACATGTGTCACGGATATGGTATTCGATGGCGGTACACATAAGATATATGTttacgcacgtatacatatgtatacctagagACGTGGGCAACGACCGTGTCACAGTGTTAAGCCATACGTGCAGTATAATGTTCTCGCTGAGACGGTTTCACTTCGGTCCTATTTGATGTACGCGAGACGAGCTGCACGAATACCCCGCCTGGCACGCAGAAAACCACATGACAAAACTGCGTTATCGAGTTTTCAAAGCGTtggacaaagaaaaaacatccGAGCCAACAGGAGAACACGATCATCGAGAAGCCCTCTCTACCTACATACCTTAATACCTACGCTACGCAGGCTGTCGTCGGAAGATACATTCCACCGtgcctttttcatttttaaacgaGCGCTCGCAACGGCGAAAACTCgctcgataattttcaaaatctcgcCTAATCGGTGCCCGCTCGACGATGCTTCGAAGCAGCCTTGAACGagcttcgaaatttcgaacctTGAATTGAACCGgcgataaaaaacgaatcggCGTAATCGCATTTTGGATACACGATGTGGTCATTTATTACGATTAAATTGTTCCCGGAACACGGCGTCTAATGGGATGATTGtaataatttcgaacgatttatTACGCAGGGTTGAAATTATCGCGAGGCCCTCGCGAGTCCAATTCAAGCTGAATTCCGTCGAGGTACAAAACAATGAAATTATCTCATCAAATTTTGAAGAGTCATTCGCGCTGTCCAGGCAGAAGAAGGACCGTGATTTTTCAGTTGTTGTTCGGAGTCGACGTTCCTATTTCGCGGACAGCAGGCAGCTGCTGGGAATAAATTCGCGGGGCGATTCTCCCCACATTTTCCGAACAGCGGTGCAGCTGTTCGCATGTACAGGTGTGTACGTTTgtacggtataggtatgccGTACAAACGTGTTAGGTTCGTGGAAGTTCTGCAAACTCTCGAAGGAACGCTTGACCGACTGCGGACAATGGCGCTGAGAACGTAGACCAACGTTGAAACCAGGATTTCAGAAGGGTTTCGAAGGGTGCCGACCAAGATCGCTCGCCTTCCAAGGTTATGACCTGCTAATTTCATTCGGGAGACGAGCGAAAGTTGCACACGTGCACCGCGGTCATTTCTTCTACGTGCACTAAAAACTGCATCTGTATAATCAATGGAAATGCAAGGAACGAAAAACGCATACAAAAGCTACTAGAATTTAGCAGTTAAAGAAAAAGTCTTTGACATTTCtcatgctaaaaaaaaatctaaaatccCCTGTGAATCGGTGATTCACTGTTTCTAGCTAAACCGACGTAATTCTGGGAGAGCTGGTAggcgtaaaaaaaacttttcagtaGTCCGCAGAATATTAGGCAAAGCGGGCCGAAGACCAGGGTAAAATACAAGCAAGGAAGTGGATATCGACGAAATAATATCAAATCGAATCGTGCCCGATTTCGACGATGGGGTCGGAAGCGGCAGAGGACAAAGAATGGTAACCTGCGACCACCGCCACCTGTTCCGCGgcccgaaaaaaataaagaagtctCTTCGCGGTCGCGGGCACGCAATGGACTAGGGTTGTTTCTGCGGGTTCGACGTGCATCGACCGGGTCACGTTACACCCGCACGTACCCCCTGCACTCGCGACTCCTGAATGGGCACGCTAGGATTAGGATAGGGATTAGAGAAAGG from Athalia rosae chromosome 6, iyAthRosa1.1, whole genome shotgun sequence carries:
- the LOC105688665 gene encoding esterase FE4-like is translated as MISKLLVVCLACYSLAAEDVLIDIPLGTLKGSKTNTIAENKPIYSFTGIPYAKPIDTDSKFKVAQPAEAWTGVYDATSSKSGCTSFCMVRKMIVGNDDCLFVDVHTPEPNKDARKAVMVWIHGGGFNMGSGTDPNFFGPDYLVEQDVVVVTFNFRLGAFGFISTQDATAPGNVGLKDQTLLLKWVRDNIQYFGGCPHRVTLFGQSAGGAAVQYHMLTPMSAGLFQNGISQSGSALNPWAISYKPRENAFSLGKSLGIDTSDSEELIKHLSQIPSEKVVEAAMDLDTTQNIFNGRLHAFVPCVEPDVGQEIFLSQNPWELMKSGKIADIPYMAGLNANESLMMAPVVTGMAEMINDHFELFVPEDLNLTDAQERKRIENSLREFYYGDREVTKDTIEEFSQLMMDTMFAAGVQISLEIINNRKSSPSFNYLFTYSSTSNAGIMKSLGLYDGEGGVLHGDEMDYMFFVKVFRSGLKPGSPEEKVTHLISKLWSNFAKTGSPTPTLDDDVTSNWEPIGNEHNYAILDKDLTMEKNMLKERMDLWISMYKDLLGDYIRQ